From a region of the Primulina eburnea isolate SZY01 chromosome 7, ASM2296580v1, whole genome shotgun sequence genome:
- the LOC140835736 gene encoding secreted RxLR effector protein 161-like, which translates to MQDCKPTDTPVAKEDKFSLKQCPKNDFEEKEMHKIPYASAVGSLMYAQVCTRPDIAYVTGMLGRYLSNTGWEHWKALKRILRYLHRTKYYILTYQRLDQLEIIGYTDSDFAGCQDSMKSTSGYIYLLAGGAISWKSAKQSLIASSTTAAEFLACYEASKHGIWLQNFVTGLRIVDGIERPLRLHLDNKSAVMYSNNNRSSSKSKHIDIKFLAVKKRIQSGKLSIEHIGTNSMGLTSKQFHEHTANMGVMSIDKIPF; encoded by the coding sequence ATGCAAGATTGTAAACCAACGGACACCCCTGTGGCTAAGGAAGACAAATTTAGTCTCAAACAATGCCCAAAGAATGATTTTGAGGAAAAAGAAATGCATAAGATTCCCTATGCATCTGCAGTGGGGAGTCTAATGTATGCTCAGGTTTGTACACGTCCAGATATTGCGTACGTGACGGGAATGTTGGGACGATATTTAAGTAATACAGGATGGGAACATTGGAAAGCACTCAAAAGGATTTTACGGTACCTACATAGAACAAAATATTACATCCTCACATATCAGAGATTGGATCAGCTTGAGATCATTGGGTATACTGACTCCGATTTTGCTGGATGCCAAGATAGTATGAAATCTACGTCAGGCTACATCTATCTCCTTGCTGGAGGTGCCATTTCCTGGAAGAGCGCTAAACAGTCTCTTATAGCTTCTTCCACCACGGCAGCTGAGTTTCTAGCGTGTTATGAGGCATCCAAACATGGAATATGGCTGCAAAATTTTGTCACGGGACTGCGCATTGTTGATGGCATTGAAAGGCCACTAAGATTACATTTGGACAATAAATCAGCAGTTATGTATTCCAATAACAACAGGAGCTCGTCGAAGTCAAAacacattgacatcaaatttcTGGCTGTTAAAAAAAGAATTCAGAGTGGAAAGTTGTCTATTGAGCATATCGGTACAAACTCCATGGGACTAACATCCAAACAGTTTCATGAGCACACTGCTAATATGGGTGTTATGTCAATTGATAAAATTCCGTTTTAG